One Roseimaritima multifibrata DNA window includes the following coding sequences:
- a CDS encoding 3-keto-disaccharide hydrolase produces the protein MRTFFAAFMLVGLLVPSGLTATAADVEEGYTSLFNGTDMTGWVKRGGSAEYKVQDGTIVGKCVPNTPGNTFLCTEKDFGNFILKLQYKFIEGGNSGIQFRSAARPEGDKERVFGYQYEIRPGGDATGRIYDEGRRGHKFGTIWLDAYTPQDRIDAAQASCHEGDWNEVEIQCVGPSIKTWLNGKLVVDMFDSFSMKGFIGLQIHSGKSGSVAWKNIRIKDLGESQWEPFFVKGDDGAYQLADAKFVLPEEWSFTKDGVLHGVHSKSQGKDGLVISNKNYDNFIARVTYRMHGGNSALYFRAEETSAPWVLRGFQNEIANNGKDSALWHTAGIIDGKTIPGRGWVATNDEFIEKVRNKDDQWNTTCTAAFGDRLVQTLNGFCTSDFIDEASEKTGKLGLQMHGGTDCEMYFKDFEVMPITEDMKKLIERK, from the coding sequence ATGAGAACCTTTTTTGCAGCGTTTATGCTGGTCGGACTTTTGGTCCCCAGCGGGCTGACCGCAACCGCCGCGGACGTCGAGGAGGGCTACACCTCGCTCTTCAACGGCACCGACATGACCGGCTGGGTCAAACGTGGAGGCTCCGCAGAGTACAAAGTCCAAGACGGCACGATCGTCGGGAAGTGTGTACCGAACACCCCGGGAAATACGTTCCTGTGTACCGAAAAAGACTTTGGTAACTTCATCCTTAAATTGCAGTACAAATTCATTGAAGGTGGGAATTCCGGAATCCAATTCCGCTCCGCCGCACGGCCCGAAGGAGATAAGGAGAGAGTCTTCGGTTATCAGTACGAAATCCGTCCCGGTGGCGACGCGACCGGCCGCATCTACGACGAAGGACGTCGCGGCCACAAGTTCGGTACCATTTGGTTGGATGCCTACACCCCCCAGGATCGTATCGATGCGGCTCAGGCTAGCTGCCATGAGGGTGATTGGAACGAAGTCGAAATTCAGTGCGTCGGACCATCCATCAAAACTTGGCTGAACGGCAAACTAGTCGTCGACATGTTCGACAGCTTCTCGATGAAAGGTTTCATCGGATTGCAGATTCACTCCGGCAAATCGGGCTCCGTTGCCTGGAAGAATATTCGCATCAAGGATCTGGGCGAGAGCCAGTGGGAACCATTCTTCGTCAAAGGCGATGATGGCGCGTACCAACTTGCGGACGCCAAGTTCGTGCTCCCAGAAGAATGGTCGTTCACCAAGGATGGCGTTCTGCACGGCGTCCATTCCAAGAGCCAAGGCAAAGACGGACTTGTCATTTCCAACAAGAATTATGACAACTTCATCGCTCGCGTCACGTACCGGATGCACGGTGGCAACAGCGCCTTGTATTTCCGTGCCGAAGAAACAAGCGCCCCATGGGTCCTTCGCGGATTCCAAAATGAAATCGCCAACAACGGCAAAGATTCCGCTCTCTGGCACACAGCCGGCATTATCGACGGCAAAACGATTCCTGGTCGTGGCTGGGTCGCTACGAACGATGAATTCATCGAAAAGGTCCGCAATAAAGACGACCAGTGGAACACGACCTGCACCGCCGCGTTCGGCGACCGTTTGGTCCAGACGCTGAACGGATTCTGCACTTCGGATTTCATCGACGAAGCGTCTGAAAAGACGGGCAAGCTAGGCCTGCAAATGCACGGTGGTACCGACTGCGAAATGTACTTCAAAGACTTCGAAGTCATGCCCATCACCGAAGACATGAAGAAGTTGATCGAACGGAAATAA
- a CDS encoding sulfatase-like hydrolase/transferase: MPPTFVSMLRFTVVLFVIGASPIIGSTVDAAQPIPNVLLIVSDDQRPDTIAALGNDVIQTPNLDSLVRRSSLFTRAVCANPICTPSRGEILSGCSGFRTGVLDFGGKQPPGFVSFAETMQRGGYQTSYVGKWHNKGRPSDYGYQTTVGLFSGGGAKWMKPNQVDAHGRPMTGYTGWIFQSSDGKEKYPDRGVGLTSDISKKFADASIKQIKTPHQKPFFMHVNFTAPHDPLLLPPGFENTYDPSSMPLPTNFRTSHPFDHGNRDSRDELLLPSPRTEKDVREDLAVYYAVISHLDQQIGRILKALDDSGERDNTIVIFTSDHGLAMGSHGLRGKQNMYEHTMNVPMLISGPGIPANQRFNAQMYLRDVYPTVCDLVGIPVPDAPASAGKPLPIDGRSMVPVMRGEQDQIHEYVFGYFRNFQRMIRGDRWKLIHYPQIDKWQLFDLQNDPFELKNVADAPSHAAVLEDLQTKLRDWQNQVGDPLVSS, translated from the coding sequence GTGCCACCAACTTTCGTCTCGATGCTGCGATTCACTGTGGTCCTGTTCGTGATCGGTGCGTCGCCAATCATCGGCAGTACGGTCGACGCAGCACAGCCAATTCCAAACGTTCTGCTAATCGTTTCCGATGACCAGCGACCGGACACGATCGCGGCCCTTGGGAATGATGTAATCCAAACTCCGAATCTGGATTCCTTGGTTCGGCGGAGCAGTCTGTTCACGCGAGCCGTTTGCGCAAACCCGATCTGTACGCCTAGCCGTGGTGAAATCCTCAGCGGATGCAGTGGGTTCCGCACCGGTGTGCTGGATTTTGGCGGCAAACAACCACCCGGTTTTGTCTCTTTTGCGGAAACGATGCAACGTGGAGGCTATCAAACGTCGTACGTCGGCAAGTGGCACAACAAAGGCCGACCAAGCGATTACGGCTACCAAACGACCGTCGGTCTATTTTCGGGCGGTGGTGCGAAATGGATGAAACCGAACCAAGTCGATGCGCACGGTCGTCCGATGACGGGCTACACCGGCTGGATTTTTCAGTCCAGCGATGGCAAGGAAAAGTATCCAGATCGTGGAGTTGGTTTGACAAGCGACATCAGCAAAAAGTTTGCAGACGCTTCTATCAAACAAATCAAGACACCACACCAAAAGCCGTTTTTCATGCATGTGAACTTTACGGCGCCACATGATCCGCTGCTGCTGCCGCCCGGCTTCGAAAATACTTATGACCCATCGTCGATGCCATTGCCGACAAATTTTCGGACAAGCCACCCGTTTGATCACGGCAATCGTGACTCACGCGACGAATTGCTGCTGCCTTCGCCTCGAACCGAAAAAGACGTCCGCGAAGACCTGGCAGTTTATTACGCCGTCATTTCGCACCTCGATCAACAAATCGGTCGCATCTTGAAAGCACTAGACGACAGCGGCGAACGCGATAACACAATCGTGATTTTCACCAGCGATCACGGACTAGCGATGGGAAGCCACGGGCTGCGTGGTAAGCAGAACATGTACGAACACACGATGAACGTTCCGATGTTGATCAGCGGCCCTGGCATTCCCGCAAATCAACGCTTCAATGCCCAGATGTACTTACGCGACGTCTATCCCACGGTCTGCGACCTGGTGGGCATCCCGGTGCCGGACGCTCCTGCCAGTGCGGGAAAGCCGCTGCCGATTGACGGACGTAGCATGGTCCCCGTTATGAGAGGCGAACAGGACCAGATTCACGAATACGTCTTTGGATACTTCCGCAATTTCCAACGCATGATTCGTGGTGATCGTTGGAAGTTAATTCATTATCCGCAGATCGATAAGTGGCAGCTGTTTGACTTACAAAACGATCCATTTGAGTTAAAAAACGTAGCAGACGCCCCTTCCCACGCTGCGGTTCTGGAGGACCTACAGACCAAACTTCGCGACTGGCAAAATCAAGTTGGTGATCCACTCGTGTCCTCCTAA
- a CDS encoding chemotaxis protein CheW, with translation MVQNLPSDSLPSDAISGGKQTSQFVGFEIDGQQYAFRIEQIQEIVMPDQVTETPQVADYVEGVRNLRGEIIPIINLRKLLGLPSKQADSDTRTIVVNVGQRTMGCTVDAVSHVIRIPEQSIQPVPETMTVAGSHDIAGFAKVDANLVIILDIEELLSPERLKRHPVREVNPS, from the coding sequence ATGGTTCAGAACTTACCATCTGATTCGTTGCCATCCGACGCAATTTCTGGCGGGAAACAGACGTCTCAGTTCGTTGGTTTTGAAATCGACGGCCAGCAATACGCTTTTCGAATCGAACAGATTCAAGAAATCGTGATGCCTGACCAAGTCACCGAAACACCGCAAGTCGCCGATTATGTGGAGGGCGTCCGGAATTTGCGTGGCGAGATTATTCCGATCATTAACCTCCGCAAACTTCTCGGCTTGCCATCCAAACAGGCAGACAGCGATACACGCACCATCGTCGTCAATGTGGGGCAACGGACCATGGGATGTACGGTCGATGCGGTTTCGCATGTGATTCGGATTCCAGAGCAGAGCATTCAGCCGGTCCCTGAAACCATGACGGTCGCCGGAAGCCATGACATCGCGGGGTTCGCAAAAGTGGATGCCAACCTCGTGATCATTTTGGACATCGAGGAATTGTTAAGTCCAGAACGACTGAAACGTCATCCTGTTCGAGAAGTGAATCCTTCTTAA
- a CDS encoding alpha/beta hydrolase family protein has product MKYFIALFVLLSVTMTTSAEDVRHQPLKDLDGYFPFSPPATIDQWEPRKEYVRRQILVATGLWPMPTKTPLNAVLHGKIEGDGYSVEKVYFESAPGFFVTGNLYRPTNIKGRVPGVMLAHGHRKDARLQQTPEPKLRGQIADGAERFEDAGRSTYQSLCRQLAKMGCVVWQWDMLGDSDSIQLSRELVHGFAKQRPEMNTTKDWGLFSPQAESHCQSVMGLQTLNAVRGLDFLLSLPEVDPQRVAVTGASGGGTQTMILAAIDDRIKLSFPVVMVSTAMQGGCTCENASLLRVNTGNVEFAALAAPMPQGMNTANDWTKEMATKGFPDLQQLYATYGKPDNVFLERGEHFPHNYNAVTRSAFYTFLNKHFKLGAKAPVIETDFDPLPAEQLTVWNAKHPAPKAADPDFERKLLNGITEDAQQQLTAAAATPEGLRDVIRPALEVLIGRTYANAGDVKWVLTEQQERDDHVKQFGTLVNNTYGERVNVVWITPKQWNGRVVIWLDEAGSGAVCREDGTLNGAVQKLVQAGVAVLGADLFQQGDQVVKQTRVVANPREFAGYTFGYNHALFAQRTHDVLSIVRFLRHTESGPCPSSELKSVAVAGWHQTGPIVAAAGGLAGDAIDRSAIDTQGFRFGKVLDYRDPMFLPGGAKYLDLPGMLALNAPRPLWLAGEGSHPAAVSTAYKLAPQADGLVTFTGDAEEQTASASEWLQK; this is encoded by the coding sequence ATGAAATATTTCATCGCGTTATTTGTCCTTCTGAGCGTCACCATGACGACTTCCGCCGAGGACGTCCGCCACCAGCCGTTAAAGGATCTGGATGGCTATTTCCCATTTAGTCCCCCTGCCACGATCGACCAATGGGAACCACGCAAGGAATACGTGCGGCGGCAGATCCTCGTAGCGACCGGTCTTTGGCCGATGCCGACCAAAACACCACTGAATGCGGTGCTCCACGGCAAGATCGAAGGAGACGGATACTCCGTCGAAAAGGTCTATTTCGAAAGCGCCCCCGGTTTCTTCGTCACGGGCAATTTGTACCGTCCAACCAATATCAAGGGCAGGGTGCCCGGCGTCATGCTCGCCCATGGCCATCGCAAGGATGCACGTTTGCAACAAACACCCGAGCCCAAGCTGCGAGGCCAGATCGCCGACGGTGCCGAGCGATTTGAAGACGCAGGACGCAGCACGTACCAGTCGCTATGTCGCCAACTGGCCAAGATGGGCTGCGTGGTTTGGCAGTGGGACATGCTGGGCGATTCCGATTCCATTCAACTGTCACGTGAGCTTGTCCATGGCTTTGCAAAGCAGCGACCGGAGATGAACACGACGAAGGATTGGGGGCTGTTCAGTCCGCAGGCCGAATCGCATTGCCAAAGTGTGATGGGGCTGCAAACGCTGAACGCCGTACGCGGGCTGGACTTTTTGCTCAGTCTGCCGGAGGTCGATCCGCAGCGTGTCGCCGTCACCGGTGCAAGTGGCGGCGGAACTCAAACGATGATTTTGGCGGCGATCGACGACCGCATCAAACTTTCATTTCCCGTCGTCATGGTCAGCACCGCGATGCAGGGTGGTTGCACATGCGAGAACGCAAGCCTGCTACGCGTCAATACGGGCAATGTCGAATTCGCTGCCCTGGCGGCCCCCATGCCGCAAGGGATGAACACCGCAAACGACTGGACTAAGGAGATGGCTACGAAAGGCTTCCCCGATCTACAGCAGTTGTACGCCACCTACGGAAAGCCGGATAACGTTTTTCTCGAACGAGGCGAACACTTTCCACACAATTACAATGCGGTGACTCGCTCGGCGTTCTACACGTTCCTCAACAAACATTTCAAGCTGGGTGCCAAGGCCCCCGTGATCGAGACCGATTTCGATCCCCTTCCCGCCGAACAGTTGACCGTCTGGAACGCTAAGCATCCCGCCCCCAAAGCCGCCGACCCCGATTTCGAACGCAAATTGCTGAACGGGATTACCGAAGATGCTCAGCAACAACTCACCGCTGCCGCAGCGACGCCCGAAGGGCTGCGAGACGTGATCCGTCCGGCGTTGGAAGTGCTGATCGGTCGCACGTACGCAAATGCAGGGGACGTGAAATGGGTCCTCACTGAACAGCAGGAACGCGATGACCATGTCAAACAATTCGGAACGCTGGTCAACAACACCTATGGCGAAAGAGTGAACGTCGTCTGGATTACGCCGAAGCAGTGGAACGGCCGCGTCGTCATCTGGCTGGATGAGGCGGGTAGTGGCGCCGTATGTCGAGAAGACGGCACCCTAAATGGCGCGGTACAGAAACTGGTTCAAGCGGGCGTCGCCGTGCTGGGAGCCGATCTGTTCCAACAGGGGGACCAAGTCGTCAAACAGACTCGCGTCGTGGCGAATCCTCGCGAATTTGCCGGTTACACGTTTGGCTATAACCATGCGTTGTTTGCTCAACGCACTCACGATGTGTTAAGCATCGTCCGTTTCCTGCGTCACACGGAATCAGGACCTTGCCCAAGTTCCGAACTGAAAAGTGTGGCGGTTGCCGGTTGGCATCAGACCGGCCCCATCGTTGCGGCGGCAGGCGGACTGGCGGGCGACGCGATTGACCGGAGCGCGATCGATACTCAAGGCTTTCGCTTTGGCAAAGTACTGGACTACCGCGATCCGATGTTCTTGCCGGGCGGCGCAAAATACCTGGACCTGCCCGGCATGCTCGCCCTGAACGCTCCACGCCCGCTCTGGCTTGCCGGCGAAGGTTCACATCCTGCAGCTGTATCCACCGCGTATAAGCTGGCTCCCCAAGCCGATGGTCTGGTAACTTTCACCGGCGATGCCGAAGAACAGACAGCTTCCGCTAGCGAGTGGTTACAAAAATAG
- a CDS encoding alpha/beta hydrolase — protein MIATAAYQKCILILAFAVSACGFIATAQAQTTTAQASSGASEPSGGIFDKPTYQVKVTHGLPYAQGMIYHPTDPKRFYPRNLTLDVYEPDEDTTQNRPVVLLVHSGGFWTGDSLMRSMVRAGNYFAERGWVCFSINYRLHGDRAIAPDGWLKNRPTYAAARDAKAAIRWIRANAASYRIDDDSIVVYGPSAGGYIGVALGASDEADFRDELLSNAAENKLLQATHLDQSSQVSAVVSHWGSGLLLELLEEYDGQNRFDSNDAPLLIIHGTEDTLVPYSHAEDLLKNYQSKIEHFRLEGFGHSAWNAKVNGNSLLDAVYPFMRNAVNR, from the coding sequence GTGATAGCGACAGCGGCCTACCAAAAATGCATTTTAATTCTCGCGTTCGCCGTCTCCGCTTGCGGTTTCATCGCGACGGCACAGGCTCAGACAACGACCGCACAAGCGTCATCCGGGGCCTCTGAACCAAGCGGTGGGATTTTTGACAAACCGACGTATCAAGTGAAGGTGACTCACGGGTTACCTTACGCTCAGGGCATGATCTATCACCCCACCGACCCGAAACGTTTCTATCCGAGGAATCTTACGCTTGATGTCTATGAACCCGACGAAGACACAACGCAGAATCGTCCGGTTGTCTTGCTGGTTCATTCCGGCGGCTTCTGGACGGGTGATTCGTTGATGAGGTCCATGGTTCGTGCAGGAAACTATTTCGCGGAGCGCGGCTGGGTTTGTTTCTCAATCAACTATCGCCTCCACGGCGATCGAGCCATCGCACCAGACGGATGGCTGAAAAACCGTCCCACCTATGCCGCAGCAAGAGACGCAAAAGCAGCCATCCGCTGGATCCGTGCCAACGCAGCCTCGTATCGAATCGACGATGATTCGATTGTCGTTTACGGTCCCTCCGCCGGTGGTTACATCGGGGTCGCCCTGGGCGCTTCCGATGAAGCAGACTTTCGCGACGAACTCCTTTCAAACGCTGCCGAAAACAAACTGCTGCAAGCGACGCACCTCGATCAGTCGTCTCAAGTCAGTGCGGTTGTCAGTCATTGGGGATCGGGGCTGTTGCTTGAATTGCTGGAAGAATATGACGGTCAAAATCGATTCGATTCCAATGACGCGCCATTACTGATCATCCACGGAACCGAAGACACACTCGTACCCTATTCGCATGCCGAAGACTTGCTGAAGAACTATCAAAGCAAGATCGAGCATTTTCGGCTGGAAGGTTTTGGCCATTCCGCTTGGAACGCCAAGGTCAACGGCAACTCGCTCCTCGATGCGGTCTATCCATTCATGCGAAACGCCGTTAACCGCTAA
- a CDS encoding Gfo/Idh/MocA family protein, whose product MNHSTSRRSFLQAVSLGAAAVGAQGAAYAQEKGKTIEGFEEAPIDPNASKAWQPVSDRKIRVGIVGYGVCRFGASFSFQDHPNVEVVAVSDLFPARCAQLAKICRCEKTYPSLEEMVKDDSIEAIFVATDAPSHARHCMEVLRHGKHVATAVPAVYGSLEDAEELFEVVKSSDRKYMMFETSYFHEDLYAMRAIYQAGGLGKLLYSEGEYYHDSVELIDSYKGWRIGMPPQWYGTHSNAYHTGVTGGSFTEVTCLGTPSAKELLQPANNAYKNPFGTEIALFRTSEGGMARMAVSWDTPGVSGVKGRIRGTKGTYYGEYNGHEKNLPAVTRPILPPGVRPGGHDGSHGQLTHEFVNAILEDRKPVVDIAQSLNLTVAGIVAHQSALKDGETLKIPQYKI is encoded by the coding sequence ATGAACCATTCCACCTCGCGACGTTCTTTTTTACAGGCGGTAAGTCTTGGTGCGGCTGCGGTCGGTGCACAGGGTGCGGCGTACGCCCAGGAAAAAGGAAAGACGATCGAGGGCTTCGAGGAAGCGCCGATTGACCCGAACGCTTCGAAAGCTTGGCAGCCCGTTTCGGACCGCAAGATTCGTGTCGGCATCGTTGGGTATGGCGTCTGTCGCTTCGGTGCGTCGTTCAGCTTTCAGGATCACCCGAATGTTGAAGTCGTGGCAGTCAGCGATCTGTTTCCTGCGCGCTGTGCTCAGTTGGCCAAGATATGTCGCTGCGAGAAGACATATCCGTCGTTAGAAGAAATGGTGAAGGACGACAGCATCGAAGCGATCTTCGTTGCCACCGACGCGCCTAGTCACGCCCGGCATTGCATGGAGGTATTGCGACATGGTAAGCACGTGGCGACCGCGGTGCCGGCCGTGTATGGATCGCTGGAAGACGCCGAGGAATTATTTGAAGTTGTAAAATCCTCGGACCGCAAATACATGATGTTCGAAACTTCGTATTTTCACGAAGATCTGTACGCGATGCGTGCGATCTATCAGGCAGGCGGATTGGGCAAGCTGCTCTACTCCGAGGGAGAATATTATCACGACTCGGTCGAGCTGATCGATTCGTACAAGGGCTGGCGAATCGGGATGCCGCCGCAGTGGTATGGGACGCATTCAAACGCGTATCACACGGGCGTTACCGGTGGCAGTTTCACGGAGGTCACCTGCCTGGGGACGCCCAGCGCGAAAGAATTGCTGCAACCGGCCAACAATGCATACAAGAATCCGTTCGGCACCGAGATCGCGTTGTTCCGCACCAGCGAAGGAGGCATGGCGCGGATGGCGGTCAGCTGGGACACGCCCGGCGTAAGCGGTGTCAAGGGCCGTATTCGAGGGACGAAGGGGACTTACTACGGCGAATACAACGGGCATGAAAAAAATCTGCCCGCTGTGACTCGGCCTATTCTGCCACCCGGCGTTCGACCCGGAGGCCACGACGGTTCCCACGGACAATTAACGCACGAGTTCGTCAACGCGATCCTCGAAGACCGCAAGCCAGTGGTCGATATCGCTCAGTCGCTGAATCTAACGGTCGCCGGAATCGTAGCGCATCAGTCGGCGTTGAAAGATGGCGAGACGTTGAAGATACCGCAGTACAAAATTTAG
- a CDS encoding cellulase family glycosylhydrolase gives MLRIILLSSLTFCLASSAVSAESGKAPISLHPDNPHYFQWRGKPTILVTSGEHYGALLNQDFDYVKYFDELKAHGLNHTRVFAGTYRENAYAFGITDNPLAPKPGRYLSPWARSGEPGYAGGGPKFDLTKWDSAWFERAKDLLQQASDRGIVVELTLFCPMYNDKLWEICPMNAANNVNGIGAVAREEVYTLKHRDLLDIQIATTRKIVQELKEFDNLYYEVCNEPYIGGFGMEWQHRIVDEIVEAEKKFSHRHLISLNIANGRKKIEQPHPAVSIFNFHYCVPPDTVAMNYGLNKVIGENETGFRGSADVLYRTEAWDFLLAGGALYNNLDYSFTAKHPAGTLRDYKSPGGGSVELRQQLGILKRFLDGFDFTRMKPDQSVVRALQPKLTTYTLAETGKAYAMYFHVPLPRKSKDLPSLLADDIEAVATINLPAGKWQAEWLDTKSGKVANQESFQHKGGDREFKSPKFSNDIALRLLRQN, from the coding sequence ATGTTGCGAATTATTCTCTTGTCGAGTCTGACATTTTGTCTGGCGTCGAGCGCGGTTTCTGCGGAGTCTGGCAAAGCTCCGATTTCATTGCATCCCGACAACCCGCATTACTTCCAGTGGCGTGGAAAGCCGACCATTCTGGTGACGTCGGGGGAACACTATGGAGCTTTGCTGAATCAAGACTTTGACTACGTGAAGTACTTTGATGAACTGAAGGCGCATGGTCTGAACCATACGCGAGTTTTCGCGGGCACCTATCGTGAGAACGCTTATGCGTTTGGGATTACCGATAACCCTCTCGCTCCGAAGCCGGGACGTTATCTCAGTCCGTGGGCGCGAAGCGGTGAACCGGGTTACGCTGGGGGTGGTCCTAAGTTCGATTTGACCAAATGGGATTCGGCCTGGTTTGAACGAGCGAAGGATTTGTTGCAGCAGGCGAGTGATCGCGGCATCGTGGTGGAACTGACTCTGTTTTGCCCGATGTACAACGATAAGCTGTGGGAGATTTGCCCGATGAATGCCGCCAACAACGTTAACGGCATCGGAGCGGTGGCAAGAGAAGAAGTCTACACGCTGAAACACCGTGACCTGCTGGACATTCAGATCGCGACCACCCGAAAAATTGTGCAGGAACTGAAAGAGTTCGACAATCTGTACTACGAAGTCTGCAACGAACCGTATATCGGTGGCTTCGGAATGGAATGGCAGCATCGCATCGTTGACGAAATTGTTGAAGCGGAGAAAAAATTCTCGCACCGTCATTTGATTTCCCTGAACATCGCCAACGGTCGCAAGAAAATTGAACAGCCTCATCCGGCCGTTTCGATCTTCAATTTTCACTACTGCGTACCACCCGATACGGTCGCGATGAACTATGGTCTGAACAAAGTGATCGGTGAAAACGAAACCGGTTTCCGAGGTTCCGCTGACGTGTTGTATCGCACGGAAGCGTGGGATTTTCTCCTGGCTGGTGGAGCGTTGTACAACAACCTTGATTACTCCTTTACCGCGAAACATCCCGCTGGCACTCTTCGAGACTACAAGTCGCCCGGCGGCGGCAGCGTTGAGCTGCGGCAACAGCTGGGAATTCTCAAACGTTTTCTTGATGGCTTTGATTTCACCCGCATGAAGCCGGATCAATCGGTCGTGCGCGCTCTTCAGCCGAAGCTCACGACCTACACGCTTGCGGAAACGGGCAAAGCGTACGCTATGTATTTTCACGTCCCGCTTCCCAGAAAATCCAAGGATCTCCCATCGCTTCTTGCGGACGACATCGAAGCCGTAGCGACGATTAACCTGCCTGCGGGAAAATGGCAGGCAGAATGGCTGGACACAAAATCTGGAAAGGTCGCGAACCAGGAATCGTTTCAGCACAAAGGTGGTGACAGAGAATTCAAATCGCCGAAGTTCTCCAACGACATCGCACTACGGCTGCTAAGGCAAAATTAG
- a CDS encoding arylsulfatase has translation MRHDFNQLEPVRPQTRILQAVVIAIVGVTFLLQSGDADAEQPNIVFILADDLGYGELGCYGQTKIRTPNLDRLASQGMRWMQHYTGAPVCAPARCTLMTGQHLGHAEIRSNRKAVNKRQFPGEWPITDGIVTIAESLKDAGYATGAFGKWGLGNAESSGSPNRQGFDRFYGYLSQRNAHSYYPPYLNSDAEEVTLNDPPVPGHLRKPEGEVKADDYRGQVYAPDRILEEAVEWLDKNKEGPFFLYLPFIEPHVSLQPPQEWIDQYPQEWDEEHGAYRGQNGYLPHPRPRAAYAAMISDLDEHVGTILDRLDQHGLSENTIVIFTSDNGPTHPRNDDRWEVGGAATKFFASSGGLKGFKGSCYEGGLRMPCIVRWPGQVKPGSTSEMVSYMPDWFPTLAKIGGAKLPVNQQLDGIDLTPELKGEGTPQRDEPLVWEFAGYGGIIAIRDGDWKAVRRDVKTKSPKKWELYNLANDRSESTNVATSHPEIIQRLETRYRANRTVEPDFPQPLFDPPSGVSENN, from the coding sequence ATGCGTCATGACTTCAACCAGCTAGAACCTGTCCGTCCGCAAACGAGGATTCTCCAGGCGGTGGTGATTGCGATCGTTGGGGTGACGTTTTTGCTCCAGTCGGGCGATGCGGACGCGGAGCAACCAAACATCGTCTTCATTCTCGCCGACGACTTGGGCTATGGCGAACTTGGGTGCTACGGTCAGACGAAGATCCGAACTCCGAATCTTGACCGACTTGCTAGCCAAGGGATGCGTTGGATGCAGCATTACACGGGGGCCCCCGTATGTGCTCCGGCGCGATGCACATTGATGACGGGTCAACATTTGGGACACGCCGAAATCCGTAGCAATCGCAAAGCGGTAAATAAGCGACAGTTTCCCGGCGAGTGGCCGATTACCGATGGCATCGTCACGATCGCCGAATCGCTCAAAGATGCGGGCTATGCAACCGGAGCGTTTGGCAAATGGGGCCTCGGCAACGCGGAATCAAGCGGATCCCCCAATCGACAAGGTTTTGATCGGTTTTATGGATACCTGAGTCAACGCAATGCTCACAGCTACTATCCGCCTTACTTAAACAGTGACGCGGAAGAGGTGACGCTTAACGACCCACCGGTTCCAGGCCATTTAAGGAAGCCAGAAGGCGAAGTGAAGGCTGACGACTACCGAGGCCAGGTATACGCTCCCGATCGAATTTTAGAAGAAGCGGTCGAGTGGCTTGATAAAAACAAAGAGGGGCCCTTCTTCCTATACCTCCCATTCATTGAACCTCACGTTTCCCTACAGCCACCCCAAGAATGGATCGATCAATATCCACAGGAATGGGATGAGGAACACGGTGCCTACCGGGGCCAGAACGGCTATCTGCCTCATCCGCGTCCACGTGCCGCTTACGCAGCGATGATTTCCGACTTGGACGAGCATGTCGGCACGATCCTCGATCGACTTGACCAACATGGGCTGAGCGAAAACACGATCGTGATCTTTACGTCAGACAATGGCCCCACACACCCACGTAACGACGATCGCTGGGAAGTAGGAGGCGCCGCAACCAAATTCTTCGCTTCTAGTGGTGGCCTGAAAGGTTTCAAAGGAAGCTGTTACGAGGGTGGCCTGCGAATGCCCTGCATCGTGCGTTGGCCGGGCCAAGTGAAGCCAGGTTCCACATCCGAAATGGTATCTTATATGCCCGATTGGTTTCCCACGTTAGCGAAAATCGGTGGTGCGAAACTTCCCGTGAATCAACAACTCGATGGAATCGATCTGACGCCAGAACTGAAAGGGGAGGGGACTCCGCAACGCGACGAACCCTTGGTTTGGGAATTTGCCGGATACGGCGGCATTATCGCGATTCGCGATGGCGACTGGAAAGCCGTTCGCCGGGACGTGAAAACGAAATCCCCGAAGAAGTGGGAACTATACAACTTGGCAAACGACCGCAGCGAATCAACCAACGTGGCAACCTCCCACCCTGAAATCATTCAGCGACTGGAGACCCGTTACCGAGCAAACCGAACCGTCGAGCCTGATTTCCCGCAGCCATTGTTCGACCCACCGAGCGGCGTTTCCGAAAACAACTAA